A single region of the Jatrophihabitans sp. GAS493 genome encodes:
- a CDS encoding phosphodiester glycosidase family protein: MISNTRRSGTACLATITLIFGGIAVSAPPAFSSPSTHRQHSQGANSVLNLGAADLPESRTTTSLQPGVTLTTIHRGVVDTTDTWTVEVYSADTSNPDPDAPKLAITAEAEADQTAVALTAVGLTPRVEAVRTPRTVDTGGLLGYRTRVGSFTTSADAAATLATVKAAGFNGSAVYTGWDDDAGAAPSDGPWNLDVITIDPKRFTGQLVGDYGKDLFNRDTTSSLATAAGATAAINAGFFILDPTAGAPGDPAGVAVYKGVIEREATNGRPAFIVDGDTGRSAIARLWWRGSVDGQRHASVTLSGLNRVPGLIRNCGEPGDLPLAIPQQDVTCTKTSETVAFDNSYGATTPSGAGTEVVLDAAGRILSVNSTRGISLPAGDRSVQAIGADAAPLARLATQSRRLQISSALFTQSGHRLQLRSDETIVNGAPELVQDGRIHATPGQDGAVHPGQPNYYYGWAHKRNPRTFVGIDAQGRTVLVTADGRSTNSLGLSISEEAAVAKSLGLRDAMNLDGGGSTTAAIDGSVINAPSDATGERPVGDVLEVLPPA, translated from the coding sequence ATGATTTCCAATACCCGCCGCAGTGGCACGGCTTGTCTGGCCACAATCACCCTGATCTTTGGTGGGATCGCTGTTTCAGCGCCGCCCGCATTCAGTTCACCTTCCACTCATCGCCAACACTCACAGGGAGCGAATAGCGTCCTAAACCTAGGCGCGGCAGACCTGCCGGAGTCGCGCACCACGACCTCGCTCCAGCCCGGCGTAACCCTGACGACCATCCATCGCGGCGTCGTCGATACGACTGACACCTGGACCGTCGAGGTGTACAGCGCCGACACCTCGAACCCGGATCCCGACGCGCCCAAGCTGGCCATCACCGCCGAAGCGGAGGCTGACCAGACCGCGGTAGCACTCACCGCAGTCGGCCTCACTCCACGGGTCGAGGCAGTGAGGACTCCTCGGACGGTCGACACAGGCGGCCTGCTCGGCTACCGCACCCGCGTCGGCTCATTCACCACCTCGGCCGACGCCGCCGCAACTCTCGCCACGGTGAAGGCAGCCGGGTTCAACGGTTCCGCGGTGTACACGGGCTGGGACGATGACGCCGGCGCTGCGCCGTCAGACGGGCCGTGGAACCTCGACGTCATCACGATTGACCCGAAGCGCTTCACCGGGCAGCTCGTTGGCGACTACGGGAAGGACCTCTTCAATCGCGATACCACCTCGTCCCTCGCAACCGCGGCCGGAGCAACTGCCGCCATCAACGCGGGATTCTTCATCCTCGATCCAACCGCCGGCGCGCCCGGAGACCCTGCCGGCGTTGCCGTCTACAAGGGTGTCATCGAGCGAGAGGCGACCAATGGCCGCCCAGCCTTCATCGTCGACGGCGACACAGGTCGTAGCGCGATCGCGCGCCTCTGGTGGCGCGGCTCCGTGGATGGACAGCGACATGCTTCCGTGACGCTCTCCGGGCTGAACCGGGTGCCGGGGCTCATCCGCAACTGCGGCGAACCCGGCGATCTCCCGTTGGCCATCCCGCAACAGGACGTCACCTGCACCAAAACCTCGGAGACCGTCGCCTTCGACAACTCCTACGGCGCGACAACTCCCAGCGGCGCAGGTACCGAGGTGGTCCTCGACGCCGCAGGTCGGATCCTGTCAGTGAACAGCACACGCGGGATCTCCCTTCCCGCTGGAGACCGGTCCGTCCAGGCCATCGGCGCCGACGCGGCCCCGCTCGCTCGTCTGGCCACACAGAGCCGCCGTCTCCAGATCAGCAGCGCGCTTTTCACACAGAGTGGCCATCGTCTCCAGTTGCGATCGGACGAGACCATCGTCAACGGAGCACCGGAACTCGTGCAGGACGGGCGGATCCACGCCACACCGGGTCAGGACGGTGCGGTGCATCCTGGCCAGCCCAACTACTACTATGGCTGGGCGCACAAGCGGAATCCACGCACATTCGTCGGCATCGACGCGCAGGGACGAACCGTGCTCGTAACGGCCGATGGACGGAGCACGAACAGCCTTGGCCTGTCGATCTCCGAAGAGGCCGCCGTGGCCAAGTCGCTGGGGCTGCGCGACGCAATGAACCTCGACGGGGGCGGCTCAACAACCGCGGCCATCGACGGAAGCGTCATCAATGCACCCTCAGATGCGACCGGTGAGCGACCGGTCGGCGATGTGCTGGAGGTGCTGCCGCCGGCATAA
- a CDS encoding cytochrome P450, translating to MALPQLPDGFDVNDPNMYAQSLPHEEWAELRRTAPVWWQSQPRGRDGFDDDGHWVLTRHADVKDVSRQDSIFSTYVNTSIIRFRRGIPRQNIDMQRVSLLNMDAPKHTRMRGIISRGFTPRAVNGLRQALQQRARAIVEEALVSGQGEFVRDVASRLPLQAIAELLGVPPEETEQLSEWSSQMVSYDDPDSTPESGLVAGIEMQNYFMDMALERRACPANDIVTKLVTADIDGNELSPDEFGFFTVLLSVAGSETTRHAISHGMVAFMEHHDQWERFKRDRPATAADEIVRWSTPIVAFQRTALEDTMVGGQAIKAGDRLGLYYASANFDEEVFTKPREFDILRDPNPHVGFGGSGPHYCIGASLARLEISLIFDAIADCLPDISMLGEPKRLHSSWMNGIKALPVQYTCPVAH from the coding sequence GTGGCACTTCCGCAGCTACCGGACGGGTTCGACGTCAACGATCCAAACATGTACGCGCAGAGTTTGCCGCATGAGGAGTGGGCCGAACTGCGACGCACCGCACCGGTATGGTGGCAGTCTCAGCCCCGAGGTCGCGACGGGTTCGACGACGATGGTCACTGGGTGCTGACCCGGCATGCCGACGTCAAGGACGTCTCGCGGCAGGACTCGATATTCTCGACCTACGTGAACACATCCATCATAAGGTTTCGGCGGGGAATACCTCGCCAGAATATCGATATGCAGCGGGTAAGCCTGCTCAACATGGACGCACCGAAACACACTCGAATGCGAGGAATCATTTCACGGGGATTCACGCCCCGTGCGGTCAACGGTCTGCGGCAGGCACTTCAGCAAAGGGCCCGCGCGATCGTCGAGGAAGCGTTGGTGAGCGGGCAGGGAGAGTTCGTCCGCGACGTCGCGTCCAGACTTCCGTTGCAGGCGATCGCCGAATTGCTCGGCGTGCCACCGGAGGAGACCGAGCAATTGTCTGAGTGGTCAAGCCAGATGGTCTCCTACGACGACCCGGACTCCACTCCGGAGTCCGGATTGGTCGCTGGAATCGAGATGCAGAACTACTTCATGGACATGGCCCTCGAGCGTAGGGCCTGTCCCGCCAATGACATCGTTACCAAGCTCGTCACCGCAGACATCGACGGGAACGAACTGTCGCCTGACGAGTTTGGCTTCTTTACGGTCCTGCTATCGGTGGCCGGCAGTGAGACGACCCGTCATGCGATCAGTCACGGAATGGTTGCCTTTATGGAGCACCACGATCAGTGGGAGCGCTTCAAGCGGGACCGGCCTGCGACGGCCGCTGACGAGATCGTTCGATGGTCAACGCCGATCGTCGCCTTTCAGCGCACGGCCCTGGAGGACACGATGGTCGGTGGCCAAGCGATCAAGGCCGGCGACCGACTGGGGCTCTACTATGCCTCGGCGAACTTCGACGAGGAGGTCTTCACCAAGCCGCGTGAGTTCGACATTCTTCGCGATCCGAATCCGCACGTAGGCTTCGGCGGTTCGGGGCCGCACTACTGCATCGGTGCCAGCCTGGCCCGTCTGGAGATCTCGCTGATCTTCGATGCCATCGCTGATTGCCTGCCCGACATCTCGATGCTAGGCGAACCGAAGCGACTGCACTCCTCGTGGATGAATGGCATCAAGGCGCTTCCGGTGCAGTACACCTGTCCGGTTGCTCATTAG
- a CDS encoding SMI1/KNR4 family protein has translation MNASRTQAVNWGVSESSSLSVQWPAWITSYAQEWQRTATEEDVVAAALTDAGHMMRPPGDRAVEQAEDRLGVRLPPSLRALYRVSNGLIEVGPRAGLLLPVGHLNWVPDVQPIECRAASDDLAYDPNDRAMIGRALQIGLFQRGVGSWLLDPLGSDGGEWPAYIWSHFERSVERFNGFAELMAHLRDLLDVFRTRRITSVDEVRDDRVTTRDTDNLPTDITQWRNLLAGLGAAQPQLAGTETRLQERERQLQCRLPPSYRNYLLATNASTSSAFPQIYELGAAGWCADTEPQLASAWNCFDYVAPLLGRALLIGDDGTGGYVLLDPGEVDGDGEWAGYYFAAGDAGDLDKYRSFGAYLHEASRDSGH, from the coding sequence GTGAACGCCAGCCGCACGCAAGCCGTGAATTGGGGTGTGAGCGAATCGAGCAGCCTATCCGTACAGTGGCCGGCATGGATTACGTCCTACGCGCAAGAATGGCAGCGCACGGCGACGGAAGAAGATGTGGTCGCGGCGGCGCTCACTGACGCCGGCCATATGATGCGTCCGCCCGGCGATCGCGCCGTCGAGCAGGCCGAGGACCGCCTGGGCGTTCGGCTTCCGCCGTCGCTACGAGCCCTCTACCGGGTGTCGAACGGACTGATTGAGGTCGGGCCGAGGGCTGGTCTCCTTCTTCCGGTCGGCCATCTCAATTGGGTGCCTGACGTCCAGCCCATCGAGTGTCGAGCGGCATCGGACGACCTGGCGTACGACCCGAATGATCGTGCCATGATTGGGCGGGCGCTGCAGATAGGACTCTTCCAGCGCGGAGTCGGATCCTGGCTCCTCGACCCACTAGGCAGCGACGGCGGCGAATGGCCGGCATATATCTGGTCCCATTTCGAGCGCAGCGTCGAGCGCTTCAACGGCTTCGCGGAACTTATGGCGCATCTGCGCGACTTGCTAGATGTGTTTCGCACGAGGCGGATAACATCGGTCGACGAAGTTCGTGATGACCGGGTCACTACTCGCGACACCGATAACCTCCCGACCGACATCACCCAGTGGCGAAACCTGCTGGCCGGTCTCGGCGCGGCGCAACCACAACTGGCGGGCACCGAGACGCGGCTGCAGGAGCGTGAGCGCCAGCTGCAGTGCCGGCTCCCGCCCTCCTACCGGAACTACTTGTTGGCTACCAACGCTTCGACCTCGTCGGCCTTCCCTCAGATCTATGAATTGGGCGCGGCGGGCTGGTGCGCCGACACAGAACCGCAGCTCGCCTCGGCCTGGAATTGCTTCGACTACGTCGCGCCGCTGCTGGGTCGCGCGTTGCTCATCGGTGACGACGGTACCGGCGGGTACGTCCTCCTCGATCCCGGCGAGGTCGATGGCGATGGCGAGTGGGCCGGGTACTATTTCGCTGCCGGCGATGCCGGCGACCTCGACAAGTACCGCAGCTTTGGCGCGTACCTGCACGAAGCGAGTCGAGACTCCGGCCACTAG